In the Malassezia vespertilionis chromosome 1, complete sequence genome, one interval contains:
- a CDS encoding uncharacterized protein (COG:U; EggNog:ENOG503NZ6A), whose protein sequence is MRAPPPVQRVSVPRYVRRSAPSPHIVYAVEVEMPDFSWTVYHRYSAFVALHDAISPPAPPAPLPGKNYGGYMVRKLSALGGWFPVTESQRKAEEEEAGERCESLQLYLRAILSARDAQWRSHSAFLTFLQISEHVPASMQGKADYTAAAQRRISNAQRSVARPQDHAQQRTATETDATRTLDDRQLLKYQTDTLMDSQDRQAERLAQILQRQRALGLSINDELHEQSELLQGLHAAVQTTEAKMGQASERMKEFERK, encoded by the coding sequence atgcgagcgccgccgccggtgcAGCGGGTGTCGGTTCCGCGCtatgtgcggcgcagcgcgccttCGCCACATATTGTGTATGCGGTAGAGGTTGAGATGCCTGATTTTTCGTGGACGGTGTACCACCGCTACTCTGCGttcgttgcgctgcacgacgccaTTTCTCCACCTGCTccgcccgcgccgctgcctgGAAAGAACTATGGGGGCTACAtggtgcgcaagctcaGTGCGTTGGGCGGCTGGTTTCCAGTGACAGAATcacagcgcaaggcggaagaggaggaggcAGGAGAGCGGTGCGAGTCGCTGCAGCTGTACCTGCGCGCGATTCTTTCTGCACGCGATGCACAGTGGCGCAGCCATTCTGCTTTCCTTACTTTTCTTCAGATTTCGGAGCATGTGCCCGCATCGATGCAGGGCAAGGCGGATTATACAGCGGCGGCCCAGCGGCGGATAAGCAATGCCCAGCGATCTGTCGCTAGGCCGCAGGAccacgcgcagcagcgcaccgctACCGAGACAGATGCGACACGCACGCTTGACGATCGCCAGCTGCTGAAGTACCAGACAGATACCCTTATGGATAGCCAGGATCGGCAAGCGGAGCGGCTGGCGCAAATTTTGCAACGGCAACGTGCGTTGGGCCTCTCGATcaacgacgagctgcacgaGCAGTCTGAATTGCTGCAGGGACTGCACGCGGCCGTACAGACCACCGAAGCAAAGATGGGCCAAGCGTCGGAGCGGATGAAAGAGTTTGAGCGAAAGTAA
- the TUP1 gene encoding general transcription repressor (EggNog:ENOG503NUUI; COG:S), with product MDLLSLVRHEFDVIGNDAVHFKTQRDEMEHRIAQQFNEVGMMQDHVYELEKRHYEIVMQYEGEIKRLRTLLDSRGINAEAPPASLPQPPAAGSIRNASNGRATSSPSRAASRPLPAEHARGAEVGTGPVSTPKRPKVNAPPSSATDGRNKFKREDREGRRNDSVQSARMEHDLTRANPSDAPPPAFDAPDEMQDGMQQLKKEGSDWVTLANPNTQHPLDVDLAHTLTHDSVVCCVRFSPDGKYLATGCNRAAHIYDVNTGEKLVELPSPEPEDKGLQGLRDLYIRSVCFSPDGKLLVTGGEDRRIRVWDIAEKTIKMQLVGHEQEIYSVEYSQDGKLLASGSGDKTVRIWDAETGDVNHVLYTSPGLICGPSVTAIAFSPNGHFVAAGSLDTFVRIWDAKTGKLRQRLKGHKNSIYSVAFMPDGDSLVSGSLDQTLKLWDISSIMKSNDSDDDEATTLSLCKNTFVGHKDFILSVSCAPQGNFIVSGSKDRCVQVWDPQTAKSQLVLQGHKNSAIATHINPMGTMLATGSGDFTARIWTYKSTQP from the coding sequence ATGGATCTGCTGAGCCTTGTCCGGCACGAGTTTGACGTGATAGGGAACGATGCAGTGCATTTTAAAACGCAGCGTGATGAGATGGAGCATCGCATTGCGCAACAATTCAACGAAGTCGGTATGATGCAGGACCATGTGTACGAGTTGGAGAAGCGCCACTATGAAATTGTGATGCAGTATGAGGGGGAGATTAAAAGACTGCGTACGCTGTTGGACAGCCGCGGCATTAATGCTGAAGCGCCGCCCGCTTCGCTTCCTCAACCACCAGCTGCGGGCTCGATACGCAATGCTTCCAACGGCCGCGCGACCTcttcgccgtcgcgcgcagcatcgcgtCCGCTACCTGCGGAGCATGCACGCGGAGCAGAGGTCGGCACTGGACCTGTTTCGACGCCCAAGCGCCCCAAGGTCAATGCTCcgccgtcgagcgcgacagATGGGCGCAACAAATTTAAGCGTGAAGATCGCGAGGGAAGGCGCAATGATAGCGTGCAGTCAGCTCGCATGGAGCATGACTTGACGCGTGCGAACCCTTCCGACGCACCTCCACCCGCCTTTGATGCGCCGGACGAGATGCAGGACGGGATGCAGCAGCTGAAAAAAGAAGGGAGCGACTGGGTCACATTGGCCAATCCGAACACGCAGCACCCGCTCGATGTGGATCTTGCGCACACGCTCACGCATGACAGTGTTGTGTGCTGTGTTCGCTTTTCACCCGATGGCAAGTACCTTGCCACGGGATGcaatcgcgccgcccataTCTATGACGTCAACACCGGCGAAAAACTGGTCGAGCTGCCGAGTCCTGAACCGGAGGACAAAGGTCTGCAGGGCTTGCGCGATCTTTACATTCGCAGCGTGTGTTTCAGTCCCGACGGCAAGCTCCTCGTAACTGGCGGGGAAGACCGACGAATTCGGGTGTGGGACATTGCCGAGAAAACAATCAAGATGCAGCTGGTAGGGCACGAGCAGGAGATTTACTCCGTCGAGTACTCGCAGGACGGAAAGCTCCTTGCAAGTGGCTCTGGCGATAAGACGGTCCGTATTTGGGATGCCGAGACGGGCGATGTGAACCATGTATTGTACACCAGCCCCGGCCTGATTTGTGGCCCGAGCGTGACGGCGATTGCTTTTAGCCCCAATGGCCACTTTGTTGCTGCAGGCTCCTTGGACACGTTTGTGCGTATTTGGGATGCCAAGACGGGCAAGCTGCGCCAAAGGCTCAAGGGCCACAAGAACAGCATTTACAGCGTCGCATTCATGCCCGACGGCGATTCGCTGGTCAGCGGCAGCCTCGATCAGACGCTCAAGCTGTGGGATATTTCTAGCATCATGAAGTCGAACGACTCGGACGATGACGAGGCGACGACCTTGTCGTTGTGCAAAAACACGTTTGTTGGGCACAAGGACTTTATTCTTTCCGTTTCATGCGCGCCACAAGGCAACTTTATCGTGTCAGGATCAAAGGACCGCTGTGTCCAGGTTTGGGATCCGCAAACGGCCAAGTCCCagcttgtgctgcagggCCACAAAAACTCGGCCATTGCAACGCATATAAACCCGATGGGTACGATGCTGGCGACTGGCAGCGGCGACTTTACCGCACGCATCTGGACATACAAAAGCACGCAGCCATAA
- a CDS encoding uncharacterized protein (COG:A; EggNog:ENOG503NZ5R) — MVVGLSGVSAQEDVRFANKESTLLKSTKFPPNFAEQVDMTKVNMEVMRQWIAQRVERLLGFEDDVLVELITEFLENNQVQLTGFLEKRARPFMSELWGLLLSAQVSVGGIPRKFVEQKKEEMEQRRAQNADVIGEVRRRNVPPRAGEDTRIPSREGRWDRGRVPINTEQRRGGYFAHDRDTFVDKRGNVTRRERDAGW; from the exons ATGGTCGTGGGCCTCAGCGGCGTTTCCGCACAGGAAGATGTGCGTTTTGCAAACAAGGAAAGCACGCTACTCAAATCGACCAAGTTTCCGCCCAACTTTGCGGAGCAGGTCGATATGACCAAGGTCAATATGGAAGTCATGCGGCAGTggattgcgcagcgcgtcgagcgcttgctcgGTTTCGAAGACGACGTGTTGGTAGAGCTGATCACTGAATTCCTGGAAAATAACCAG GTGCAGCTTACGGGGTTCCTGGAAAAGCGCGCTCGTCCGTTTATGAGCGAGTTGTGGGGCCTTTTGCTTTCGGCACAGGTCTCGGTCGGCGGGATCCCACGCAAGTTTGTAGAGCAGAAGAAGGAGGAGAtggagcagcggcgcgcgcaaaatgcaGACGTGATAGGCGAAGTGCGTCGCCgcaatgtgccgccgcgtgcgGGAGAGGATACGCGGATTCCATCGCGAGAGGGACGCTGGGACCGTGGGCGTGTTCCGATCAATAccgagcagcggcgcggtggcTACTTTGCACACGACCGCGATACGTTTGTAGATAAGCGTGGCAATGTGACCCGCCgggagcgcgacgctggctGG TAG
- a CDS encoding ribose-phosphate diphosphokinase (EggNog:ENOG503NU9Y; COG:E; COG:F), translating into MPGVNTIKLLTGNSSPEMAALVLGVPLTECICRKFADQSIDVRIGSSVRDQDVFVIQTGYSPFVDTNDALMELLIIMDACKTASARRITAVIPCFPYARQNKKDKSRAPITAKLVANMIMTAGADHVITVDLHASQIQGFFDIPVDNLTCEPSIARWIRSKVDDWRDAIIVSPDAGGAKRTTSIADFLGIEFALINRRREQAQSRRLRVQSIEGKHSDLSSSTFSEIANGVHTLSESGEWFIQEEGGRRLRSGGRKLAEDIASEDENDVKLEVLVGDVAGKTAILVDDMIDTGRTFALAYKTLEAAGVKRVFAIASHGLLSKNAMQLVRHLNLEKLVVTNTVENDGRVFESGGKLEILDMSAVIGETIRRSHHGESISTMFRQDAEVMF; encoded by the exons ATGCCTGGCGTGAACACCATCAAGCTGCTTACGGGCAACAGCAGCCCCGAGATGGCCGCTCTCGT ACTTGGTGTGCCGCTGACGGAGTGCATCTGCCGCAAATTTGCGGACCAGTCAATCGACGTTCGCATTGGCTCCTCGGTGCGTGACCAGGACGTTTTCGTGATACAGACGGGCTATTCTCCTTTTGTGGACACGAACGATGCACTAATGGAGCTGCTTATAATTATGGATGCTTGCAAAactgcgtctgcgcgacgcattaCTGCTGTAATTCCGTGCTTTCCCTACGCACGCCAGAACAAAAAAGACAAGAGCCGCGCACCAATCACGGCCAAGCTGGTAGCCAACATGATTATGACCGCGGGTGCCGACCATGTAATTACTGTGGATCTGCACGCAAGCCAGATCCAGGGCTTTTTTGATATCCCCGTGGACAACCTTACATGCGAGccgagcattgcgcgctggatTCGGAGCAAGGTCGACGactggcgcgacgcgatcATTGTGAGCCCCGATGCAGGCGGTGCAAAGCGGACGACATCCATTGCCGACTTTCTTGGCATTGAATTTGCCTTGATCAACCGCCGTCGCGAGCAGGCACAGTCGCGCCGACTCCGCGTCCAGTCCATCGAAGGCAAGCACAGCGACTTGTCCAGCTCGACATTTTCTGAAATTGCAAATGGTGTGCACACACTGAGCGAATCGGGTGAGTGGTTTATTCAAGAAGAAGGcgggcggcggctgcgGTCCGGAGGCCGCAAGTTGGCAGAAGACATTGCGTCTGAGGACGAAAACGATGTCAAGCTCGAGGTGCTGGTCGGCGACGTCGCTGGCAAGACTGCCATTCTCGTAGACGACATGATTGATACAGGCCGCACATTTGCCCTTGCGTACAAGACGTTGGAAGCTGCGGGTGTGAAGCGCGTGTTTGCCATTGCATCGCACGGCCTGCTCTCTAAGAATGCCATGCAGCTTGTCCGGCACCTCAATCTAGAGAAGCTGGTCGTGACCAACACGGTTGAAAACGATGGACGCGTGTTCGAGAGTGGCGGCAAGCTTGAGATCCTCGACATGTCAGCCGTGATTGGGGAAACGATCCGCCGGTCACACCACGGCGAGAGTATCTCGACCATGTTCCGGCAGGACGCAGAGGTGATGTTTTAG